AGAAAGCTGATTAATACTTGGGATTTCTTAGATATTGCAGCACCGAGCGTCATGGTTGCCCAGAGTTTAGGACGCTGGGGGAACTTCTTTAACCAAGAAGCCTACGGTGCAGCAGTAGATAGTCTGGATTATTTGCCAGGCTTTATCCGTGACCAGATGTACATTGATGGCAGCTACCGTCAGCCGACCTTCTTATATGAGTCGGTTTGGAATCTGATCGGATTTGCTTTGATTCTGATTTTTAGACGAAAATTAAAGGGAATCAGACGTGGTCATATTACGGCATTCTACTTGATTTGGTATGGCTTTGGTCGTATGATTATCGAAGGCATGCGGACGGATAGTCTCATGTTCTTTGGTCTGCGAGTTTCCCAGTGGTTATCAGTTGTTCTTATCGGACTCGGTATTTTTATCATACTTTATCAAAATCGAAAGAAAGCCCCTTTCTATCATACTGAGGAGGAAAAATAAATGTTAGAAGTTGCATATATACTTGTTGCGATTGCTTTGATTGTCTGTTTAGTCTATTTGACAATCACGATTCAAAAAGCAGGTCGTATGATTGATGAGACAGAGAAGACCATCAAAATATTGAGCTCAGATGTGGACGTTACCTTGCATCAGACTAATGAATTGTTGGCTAAGGTTAATGTGTTAGCAGACGATATTAACGACAAAGTTGCGACTATTGATCCACTCTTTACGGCGGTGGCGGACTTGTCTGAGTCAGTATCTGACCTCAACCAACATGCACGTGTCTTAGGCAAAAAAGCTTCATCTGCTGGTTCAAAGACCATTAAAACAGGTGCAGGCTTGTCCGCTCTTCGTGTCGCAAGTAAATTTTTCAAAAAATAAAAAAGGAGAAATCTTATGGGAAAACTATCCTCTATCCTTTTAGGTACGGTTTCAGGCGCGGCTCTTGCTTTGTTTTTGACAAGTGACAAGGGTAAGCAAGTTTGTAGTCAAGCTCAGGATTTTCTAGATGATTTGAGAGAAGATCCAGAATATGCTAGAGAGCAGGTTTGTGAAAAACTAACAGAAGTGAAGGAACAGGCAACTGACTTTGTGCTGAAAACAAAGGAACAAGTAGAATTTGGTGAAATTACTTTTGATAGTGTCCTTGACCAAGCTAAAAACTGTGCTCGACAAGCGACAGAAGCGTCAAAGGAAACCTTTAACAATCTCAAGGAGCAATGGCAAGAACAGTCAGCAACTCCAGACGTCGCTGAAAGCCAAGAAGAAATTATCATTGATATTACTGAAATATAATGCATCACCATCTCTGGTTTTTGGAGATGGTGATTTTTATCTGCAAGCCTGTCTTTGTGGTATAATAAGTACTATGCAGAAAAAACCAACGTCCGCCTATGTGCATATTCCCTTTTGCACACAGATTTGTTATTATTGTGACTTTTCAAAGGTCTTTATCAAGAATCAACCAGTAGATAGTTACCTGGAGCATTTGCTAGAGGAGTTTCGTTTTTATGATATCCAAAAGTTACGAACTCTCTACATTGGAGGTGGGACGCCAACGGCTTTGTCCGCTTCGCAATTAGAGGTGCTTCTGGATGGTTTGACTAAAAATCTAGACTTGTCTGTCTTGGAAGAGTTGACCATTGAAGCCAATCCAGGCGACTTGGACGCGGATAAGATTGCGGTTTTGAAACAGTCGCCAGTCAATCGTGTTTCCTTGGGTGTGCAGACTTTTGATGAC
This genomic interval from Streptococcus oralis subsp. tigurinus contains the following:
- the lgt gene encoding prolipoprotein diacylglyceryl transferase produces the protein MINPVAFEIGPFSIRWYALCIVAGLVLAVYLAMKEAPKKKILSDDILDFILIAFPVAILGARLYYVLFRLDYYLQNPGEIIAIWNGGLAIYGGLIAGAIVLYIFADRKLINTWDFLDIAAPSVMVAQSLGRWGNFFNQEAYGAAVDSLDYLPGFIRDQMYIDGSYRQPTFLYESVWNLIGFALILIFRRKLKGIRRGHITAFYLIWYGFGRMIIEGMRTDSLMFFGLRVSQWLSVVLIGLGIFIILYQNRKKAPFYHTEEEK
- a CDS encoding DUF948 domain-containing protein yields the protein MLEVAYILVAIALIVCLVYLTITIQKAGRMIDETEKTIKILSSDVDVTLHQTNELLAKVNVLADDINDKVATIDPLFTAVADLSESVSDLNQHARVLGKKASSAGSKTIKTGAGLSALRVASKFFKK
- a CDS encoding YtxH domain-containing protein, with translation MGKLSSILLGTVSGAALALFLTSDKGKQVCSQAQDFLDDLREDPEYAREQVCEKLTEVKEQATDFVLKTKEQVEFGEITFDSVLDQAKNCARQATEASKETFNNLKEQWQEQSATPDVAESQEEIIIDITEI